The following proteins are encoded in a genomic region of Candidatus Eisenbacteria bacterium:
- a CDS encoding dihydrofolate reductase family protein, whose amino-acid sequence MSRLRFRISMSLDGYIAGPDQSVENPLGVGGERLHEWVLATAAWRSQHGLPGGEVNDSSRVVEKSMEGIASTIMGRNMFGGHPGPWDPKKPWKGWWGQNPPFHHDVFVLTHHEREPLSLDGGTTFHFVTDGIESALAQARRAAGDQDVQLSGGAKAAQQYLAAGLVDEMEIHLVPILLGAGERLFEGLGNNLHGLELRGTVAMPNVTHLMFSRLRSR is encoded by the coding sequence GTGTCGCGTCTTCGCTTCAGGATCTCGATGTCCCTCGACGGATACATCGCGGGACCGGACCAGAGCGTCGAGAATCCGCTCGGCGTGGGCGGCGAGCGGCTTCACGAATGGGTCCTCGCGACCGCGGCGTGGCGCTCCCAGCACGGCTTGCCGGGCGGAGAGGTCAACGACAGCTCGCGCGTGGTCGAGAAGTCCATGGAGGGGATCGCCTCCACGATCATGGGCCGGAACATGTTCGGAGGACATCCCGGACCGTGGGATCCGAAGAAGCCGTGGAAGGGATGGTGGGGCCAGAATCCTCCCTTCCACCACGACGTGTTCGTGCTCACGCACCACGAGCGTGAGCCGCTCTCGTTGGACGGCGGCACCACGTTCCACTTCGTGACGGACGGGATCGAATCGGCGCTGGCGCAGGCGCGCCGGGCCGCGGGGGATCAGGACGTCCAGCTCTCCGGCGGCGCGAAGGCGGCCCAGCAGTATCTCGCGGCCGGGCTCGTCGACGAGATGGAGATCCATCTCGTTCCGATTCTCCTGGGTGCGGGAGAGCGTCTCTTCGAGGGTCTCGGGAACAACCTGCACGGGCTCGAGCTCCGGGGGACCGTCGCGATGCCGAATGTAACGCACCTCATGTTCTCGAGACTAAGGAGTCGATGA
- a CDS encoding serine hydrolase domain-containing protein codes for MKRISACLLLFVFALACTGLAKSSKPRPSVRVDRDRLASLVDSVITAEMAREKFPGAGFIFVQNGKVVWSRGYGLSDVARGAGVSPDSTVWRIGSISKAVTATAVVQLADRGKIDLDAPVDRYVKRVAIPKTYPEPVTVRHLLTHTAGFDEIRPGTQAGTKEGVLPLDRFLDGRLVRVRPPGETIAYSTYGITLAGLVVEEVSGLSFEEYLRRNIWEPLGMKRSSINVPGVLQGDVAVGYELEGDSLVAQRWEWYHSTPASSVNGTLADVGRFMIAHLEGGAGGEGGRGRGRRILSQKAANEMKRRQFGMHPSIPGYCLGFNEDFVGKQRVVEHGGNMAGFSTLMVLIPEARAGFFVVNHFEGSGLRDHLKGALLDRFFPASRERHTVPDPAPRAETVNASRFAGEYGALPSCWSCDPPRIWGKLTVTANDDGTLSFTGKRWTWVDSNRFVREGGTGYIVFREDEKGAVRELHAGAYWGWQRLSPP; via the coding sequence ATGAAGCGAATCTCCGCCTGCCTCCTCCTGTTCGTGTTCGCCCTGGCCTGCACCGGTCTCGCCAAGTCCTCGAAACCCCGCCCCTCGGTCCGGGTGGACCGGGATCGGCTGGCGTCGCTGGTGGATTCGGTCATCACGGCCGAGATGGCGCGGGAGAAGTTTCCGGGCGCCGGATTCATCTTCGTGCAGAACGGCAAGGTGGTCTGGAGTCGCGGCTACGGTCTGTCGGATGTGGCGCGTGGCGCCGGAGTCTCCCCGGACTCGACCGTCTGGAGGATCGGCTCGATCTCGAAGGCGGTCACGGCGACGGCGGTGGTGCAGCTCGCCGACCGGGGCAAGATCGATCTCGACGCTCCGGTGGATCGCTACGTGAAGCGCGTCGCGATTCCGAAGACATACCCAGAGCCGGTGACGGTGCGACATCTCCTCACGCACACCGCGGGATTCGACGAGATCCGTCCGGGGACGCAGGCCGGGACCAAGGAGGGAGTGCTCCCGCTGGATCGCTTCCTGGACGGACGCTTGGTGCGGGTGCGGCCGCCCGGGGAGACGATCGCGTACTCCACGTACGGGATCACGCTCGCCGGACTCGTGGTCGAAGAGGTGAGCGGGCTCTCCTTCGAGGAGTATCTGCGGCGGAACATCTGGGAGCCGCTCGGCATGAAGCGATCGTCGATCAACGTTCCTGGCGTGTTGCAGGGCGACGTGGCGGTCGGGTACGAGCTCGAGGGAGACTCGCTCGTGGCGCAACGCTGGGAGTGGTATCACAGCACGCCGGCGTCCTCGGTGAACGGGACGCTCGCGGACGTGGGGCGATTCATGATCGCGCATCTCGAGGGTGGCGCCGGGGGCGAGGGCGGGCGCGGGCGCGGGCGGCGGATCCTGAGCCAGAAGGCGGCGAATGAGATGAAGCGCCGGCAGTTCGGGATGCATCCGTCGATTCCGGGGTACTGTCTCGGATTCAACGAGGACTTCGTCGGCAAGCAGCGCGTCGTCGAGCATGGAGGGAACATGGCGGGATTCAGCACGCTGATGGTGCTGATCCCCGAGGCGCGCGCCGGGTTCTTCGTCGTGAATCATTTCGAGGGGAGCGGGCTCCGGGATCATCTGAAGGGTGCGTTGCTGGACCGTTTCTTCCCTGCTTCTCGAGAGCGGCACACGGTGCCGGATCCGGCGCCCCGTGCGGAGACGGTGAACGCCTCGCGGTTCGCGGGCGAGTACGGCGCGCTCCCTTCGTGCTGGAGCTGCGATCCGCCACGCATCTGGGGGAAGTTGACCGTCACCGCGAACGACGACGGCACGCTGAGCTTCACGGGAAAGCGCTGGACCTGGGTCGACTCGAACCGATTCGTGCGGGAGGGCGGCACGGGGTACATCGTGTTCCGCGAGGACGAGAAGGGCGCCGTCCGTGAGCTGCACGCGGGAGCCTACTGGGGCTGGCAGAGGCTCTCCCCGCCGTAG
- a CDS encoding DUF1697 domain-containing protein, giving the protein MAADRRVALLRGINVGKAKRVAMADLRRLFEDLGYTDVRTVLNSGNVVFTLPRKPAGDLQERLSKAVAERTGVSCRVVVLDAGEVADVVHGNPLAAVAKDPTRLLVMALRDKAAAAALQPLARQRWAPESFALRNRIAYLWCAKGIAESPLWEAVNHAIGDAGTARNLATMTKLQSLLQDT; this is encoded by the coding sequence ATGGCCGCCGACCGTCGCGTCGCGCTCCTGCGCGGCATCAACGTGGGCAAGGCGAAGCGTGTCGCCATGGCCGACCTGCGGCGACTCTTCGAGGACCTCGGCTACACGGACGTTCGGACGGTTCTCAACAGCGGGAACGTCGTGTTCACCCTGCCGCGGAAGCCCGCCGGGGATCTCCAGGAGAGACTCTCGAAGGCGGTGGCGGAGCGGACCGGAGTCTCGTGCCGTGTGGTCGTGCTCGATGCGGGCGAGGTCGCGGACGTCGTGCATGGAAACCCGCTCGCGGCGGTGGCGAAGGATCCCACTCGTCTCCTCGTGATGGCCCTCCGGGACAAGGCTGCGGCGGCCGCGCTCCAGCCGCTGGCGCGGCAGCGCTGGGCTCCGGAATCGTTCGCACTCCGCAATCGAATCGCGTACCTTTGGTGCGCGAAGGGAATCGCCGAGAGCCCTCTCTGGGAAGCCGTCAACCACGCCATCGGCGATGCCGGAACCGCGCGCAATCTCGCGACCATGACGAAGCTGCAGAGCTTGCTCCAGGACACCTGA